In the genome of Fusobacterium sp. SYSU M8D902, the window CTAGTCAATAAAAATTTACAATGGATTTTGTTTCAAATTTAAGTGGCAAAACATTATTAATTCACTTGCAAAACACAAAAAGAGGTTTTACACTCAAAATAAAAGAATTAGATAGTTATATTAACTGGGAGAGTTTTATGGAAAACTATAAGATAAAAAGCAAAATAAATATTTTATCTAAAATAGTAGACAGTTTTTTTATAGGATTTTCTTGTTTTATAGTTTATTTTGGACTAAAAACAGGAGTTTCCTTTTCAAAAAATAGTTATATTGTTTTTACTATTTTATTAGGAACTTTTTATAGTTTTATATTTATAAGAGATTTTATCTTTTATAAAACTCTTAAAATTACTCATTATGAATTGATATTATTTTATCCTATTTTGAGAAGAGAGATAAGAATACAGAAAAAAGATATACAAAAGATTGATTTTATAGAAAGTGAACATATACCAAAACTTTGGATTTATTATTATAGAATAAAAATAACTATGGAAAGTAAAAACTATATTATATCCTCAAAAGATTATAGAAACTTTTGGGAGATTTTAAATAATATTGGAGCAAAACTTCCAAAGAGAAAAATTGAAAGCTATAAAGAGAGGGAGTTATGAAAAAAATAGATGATATAAAACTTGGAAAATTTTTAAGTCTTGTTCTTAGACACAAACCTGAAACAATAGGGATAACTTTAGATAAAAATGGTTGGGCTGATGTAAATGAACTAATAGAAAAAGTAAAACTTTCTGAAAGATATATTGATATGGAAATTTTAGAAAGAATAGTCAGAGAAAATAATAAGAAAAGATACTCTTTCAATGAAGATAAAACTAAAATCAGAGCTAGTCAAGGACACTCCATAGAAGTAGAGCTAAATCTTAAAGAGATGACACCACCAAAAATTCTATATCATGGAACAGCTATCAGATTTTTAAAAAGTATAAAAGAAAAAGGAATTTTAAAAATGAATAGACAATATGTTCATCTATCAATGGACATTGAAACTGCTAGAAATGTTGGAAAAAGACATGGTGAAGTAGTCATTTTACCAGTAGATATAGATGGATTAAAGAAAATTAGACATAAATTTTACCTATCTGAGAATAATGTTTGGTTAACTTATGATATTCCAAGTAAATATATTTTATGGAATAAAATTATTTATTAAAATAGTAAAAATCTTTTGGAGGAAATAGTGAATAGAAAAATAAGTATAAAAATTGACAATAATATTCAATTCATTTTAAATAAATTACAACAATATGGACAAGGCTATATTGTAGGTGGCTATGTTAGAGATAGTCTAGTGGGATATGAACCTAAAGATTGTGATTTTGTAACAGATATTGAGTATGATAGATTGTTAGAGATATTTAAAGAGTATAATCCAAAAGAGATAGGAAAACATTTTGGAATAATTCAAATAAATATAAATGGGATAGACTATGAAATAGCAAAAATGAGACAGGATAAGGGAATACCTAAAGATAGGAAAAATCAGGAGATAGAATTTACAAATGATATATACGAAGATTTGAAAAGAAGGGATTTTACCATAAATTCAATAGCTTATGATGGTGAAAAAATATATTATTTGAACGAAATGGATCTTGATCACTTAAAAAATAGAAGAATTAAGTTTGTAGGTGAGATTGATAAAAGAATTAAAGAAGATCCATTGAGAATTATGAGATATTTTAGATTTATTTCAAGAGGGTTTAATGCTTATGATGATTGTGATATTCGTAAAGTTATAAGCAATAGAGAATTGTTAAAGAATATCTCTTTTGAGAGAATAAGAGATGAATTTAATAAGATATTGGAATCTAAAGATATATATTCTATCTTACAACTTATGAATGAAACAGGGATATTAACTATAATTATTCCTGAATGGGAAACTACAATAAATTTTGAGCAAAGGAATAAACATCATTTATATACAGTTGATCAGCATATATTAAAAGCTGTTGAATGTGTAGAACCAGATTTGATAACTAGATTAGCATTATTATTACATGATATAGGAAAACCAAGATGTTT includes:
- a CDS encoding HD domain-containing protein, with translation MNRKISIKIDNNIQFILNKLQQYGQGYIVGGYVRDSLVGYEPKDCDFVTDIEYDRLLEIFKEYNPKEIGKHFGIIQININGIDYEIAKMRQDKGIPKDRKNQEIEFTNDIYEDLKRRDFTINSIAYDGEKIYYLNEMDLDHLKNRRIKFVGEIDKRIKEDPLRIMRYFRFISRGFNAYDDCDIRKVISNRELLKNISFERIRDEFNKILESKDIYSILQLMNETGILTIIIPEWETTINFEQRNKHHLYTVDQHILKAVECVEPDLITRLALLLHDIGKPRCFTIGEDGQGHFYGHEKISAEMAEIILKRLKYDNKTIERVVKLIKYHIFYRSEIDSYYVKKMLNRFGEEDIYRFIKVIEADKIAHTPPYDFTSIDKMKIYLYQILKDKLPISIKDLEIDGKEILEYLDIKQGKIVGEILKFLLNEVLNRPELNNRNELLKLAENYISKKE
- a CDS encoding RNA 2'-phosphotransferase; this encodes MKKIDDIKLGKFLSLVLRHKPETIGITLDKNGWADVNELIEKVKLSERYIDMEILERIVRENNKKRYSFNEDKTKIRASQGHSIEVELNLKEMTPPKILYHGTAIRFLKSIKEKGILKMNRQYVHLSMDIETARNVGKRHGEVVILPVDIDGLKKIRHKFYLSENNVWLTYDIPSKYILWNKIIY